In Amphiura filiformis chromosome 2, Afil_fr2py, whole genome shotgun sequence, one DNA window encodes the following:
- the LOC140146501 gene encoding GTP-binding protein Di-Ras2-like isoform X2 has protein sequence MPEQSNDYRVVVFGAGGVGKSSLVLRFVRGTFRETYIPTIEDTYRQVISCNKNVCTLQITDTTGSHQFPAMQRLSISKGHAFILVYSITSRQSLEELKPIYDVICEIKGDVDGIPIMLVGNKCDDANREVTIREGMEQAKSWSCAFLETSAKTNYNVKELFQDLLQLEKRRTMSLHLETKKSKSQKRREKLKGKCTVM, from the coding sequence ATGCCCGAACAAAGCAACGATTACCGGGTCGTCGTGTTCGGCGCTGGGGGTGTCGGGAAAAGCTCATTGGTACTAAGATTTGTACGCGGGACATTTCGTGAGACTTACATCCCTACTATTGAAGACACATATCGGCAAGTTATAAGCTGTAACAAAAATGTCTGCACATTACAGATCACTGATACTACAGGATCACATCAATTCCCCGCCATGCAGAGGCTGTCAATCAGCAAAGGCCACGCCTTTATTTTGGTCTACTCCATCACATCTAGACAGTCATTGGAGGAACTTAAACCGATATATGACGTCATTTGTGAGATTAAAGGAGATGTGGATGGTATTCCTATAATGTTAGTAGGGAATAAATGTGACGACGCCAATAGGGAAGTCACGATTCGGGAAGGTATGGAGCAAGCAAAAAGCTGGAGCTGCGCGTTTTTGGAAACATCTGCAAAGACAAATTACAATGTAAAGGAACTTTTTCAAGATTTGCTGCAGCTGGAGAAACGGAGAACCATGAGTCTTCATCTGGAAACCAAGAAATCCAAATCACAAAAACGGCGGGAAAAACTCAAGGGAAAATGTACGGTCATGTGA